In one window of Zhihengliuella sp. ISTPL4 DNA:
- a CDS encoding FBP domain-containing protein has translation MRPLTEADVRASFVNADADELRVMEMPHDFLLVDWDYLDFFAWRDPSAGKRGYVLIPHEGRVVGVVLRASEPGRGRSGMCNICHTMQPGNQVALFAARRTGEAGERGDSVGTYICADLSCHENVRLAHPLAPNEIRAAGQVDFRLDGTRRRMERFVARVWDGS, from the coding sequence ATGCGACCTCTCACCGAAGCCGACGTCCGGGCGTCGTTCGTGAACGCGGACGCCGATGAGCTGCGCGTCATGGAGATGCCGCACGACTTCCTCCTCGTGGACTGGGACTACCTCGACTTCTTCGCCTGGCGCGATCCGAGCGCCGGCAAGCGCGGCTACGTCCTCATCCCGCACGAGGGACGCGTGGTCGGCGTGGTGCTGCGGGCGTCGGAACCAGGGCGCGGGCGCTCCGGCATGTGCAACATCTGCCACACGATGCAGCCGGGCAACCAGGTGGCGCTGTTCGCGGCGCGACGCACGGGAGAGGCGGGGGAGCGCGGCGACTCGGTCGGCACCTACATCTGCGCCGATCTGTCCTGCCACGAGAACGTGCGCCTGGCGCATCCGCTCGCACCGAACGAGATCCGGGCGGCGGGACAGGTCGACTTCCGACTCGACGGCACCCGGCGGCGGATGGAGCGATTCGTCGCGCGCGTCTGGGACGGCTCCTGA
- a CDS encoding PfkB family carbohydrate kinase: MSTETSPGGAAVVIGDALIDEIRDESGVREFVGGAALNVAVGLRRLGIPTTLIAMVGEDLAGAHIREYLADHGVRLIASEAPHGSSRAVVTRAANGEPSYVFNRAAQERTIRYSDEARAAIAGADIVAVSCFPFDVPTEVDALAAAVEGARLAIDPNPRTGMLSDREEFVRGFERLAARADLVKVGADDAAVLYDGDLDALRARLRSLGVPAVLATAGADGAVLESDAGAVSAPISALPGRVVDTVGAGDATLAAVAAGLVAGFPKAAEEWTALLVRAMDVAAATCRAEGGLLRTPESLAAADRGVYGS, encoded by the coding sequence GTGAGCACTGAGACTTCCCCCGGCGGCGCGGCCGTCGTCATCGGAGACGCCCTGATCGACGAGATCCGGGATGAGTCCGGCGTCCGTGAGTTCGTCGGTGGAGCGGCCCTGAACGTCGCGGTGGGGCTGCGCCGGCTCGGAATCCCCACGACCCTCATCGCCATGGTGGGGGAGGATCTCGCCGGCGCGCACATCCGCGAGTACCTGGCCGACCACGGGGTGCGGCTGATCGCGAGCGAGGCGCCGCACGGGTCGTCGCGGGCCGTCGTGACCCGGGCCGCGAACGGGGAGCCGAGCTACGTCTTCAACCGCGCGGCCCAGGAGCGGACCATCCGGTACTCGGACGAGGCGAGGGCTGCCATCGCCGGCGCGGACATCGTCGCGGTGAGCTGCTTCCCCTTCGATGTCCCGACCGAGGTCGATGCCCTCGCCGCCGCGGTGGAGGGCGCGCGGCTGGCGATCGACCCGAACCCCCGCACCGGCATGCTGTCCGACCGCGAGGAGTTCGTCCGCGGCTTCGAGCGGCTGGCGGCGCGGGCGGACCTCGTGAAGGTCGGTGCCGACGACGCAGCCGTGCTCTACGACGGCGACCTCGACGCCCTGCGCGCACGGCTCCGGAGCCTCGGTGTCCCGGCCGTGCTCGCGACGGCCGGAGCGGACGGCGCGGTGCTCGAGTCGGACGCCGGAGCGGTCTCGGCGCCCATCTCCGCGCTGCCGGGTCGCGTGGTCGACACCGTGGGAGCGGGGGACGCGACGCTCGCCGCCGTCGCCGCCGGGCTCGTGGCAGGCTTCCCGAAGGCGGCCGAGGAGTGGACCGCCCTGCTCGTGCGCGCGATGGACGTGGCGGCCGCGACCTGCCGTGCGGAGGGCGGGTTGCTGCGCACGCCGGAGTCGCTGGCCGCCGCCGACCGCGGCGTGTACGGGAGCTGA
- the rpoC gene encoding DNA-directed RNA polymerase subunit beta' → MLESTTFDELRIGLATADHIRAWSYGEVKKPETINYRTLKPEKDGLFGEQIFGPSRDWECACGKYKRVRFKGIVCERCGVEVTKSSVRRERMGHIELAAPVTHIWYFKGVPSRLGYLLDMAPKDLEKVIYFAAYMVISVDEEARHRDLGTQENNIRLELKTLGDRRDAKIAERLAKLEEELAALEAEGAKADAKKKVKDAAEKEMSLIRKGADEAILKLERVWEDFRTLEVGALRPEDDVFHELQDRFGQYFEAYMGAEAIQRRLAAFDLAAEAESLHLQISEGKGQRKIRAIKRLKVVNSFLETGMSPAAMVLDVVPVIPPELRPMVQLDGGRFATSDLNDLYRRVINRNNRLRRLIDLGAPEIIVNNEKRMLQEAVDALFDNGRRGRPVTGTGNRALKSLSDMLKGKQGRFRQNLLGKRVDYSGRSVIVVGPQLKLHQCGLPKQMALELFKPFVIKRLIDLGHSQNIKAAKRAVERTRPEVWDVLEEIIRERPVLLNRAPTLHRLGIQAFEPQLVEGKAIQLHPLVCAAFNADFDGDQMAVHLPLSVEAQAEARVLMLASNNILKPSDGRPVTLPSQDMIIGLHHLTTVKAGAKGEGRAFGSVGEAQLAYDEGTLDLQAKVRIRIPGLAFLEGEAPEGYEKHGLVDASLGQAIFNDALPKGYPFVREQADKGKLSQIVNKLAEEYPKVETAATLDRIKDAGFYWATRSGVTVALSDILTPPNKAEIVAGYEKQAAKVQSQYEKGLTTDAERRQELIKIWTEATDEVQAAMKAHFPEDNTINRMVSSGARGNWLQIRNIAGMRGLVNNPKGEIIPRPIISSYREGLSVAEYFIATHGTRKGLADTALRTADSGYLTRRLVDVSQDVIIREEDCGTSKGLELPIAAPNSQGELVRDANVENSVFARTLASDVVNASGEVLAAAGDDVGDVLIDKLVAAGVETIKVRSVLTCDSAVGVCAQCYGRSLATGKTVDIGEAVGIIAAQSIGEPGTQLTMRTFHTGGSASADDITQGLPRVQELFEARTPKGASPIAEADGRITIDETEKAKKVILTPDNGDEPVVYPVLKRATLLVEDGQHVSVGQPLQVGTLDPKEVMRVMGAREVQKYLVGGVQGVYRSQGVPIHDKHIEVIVRQMLRKVTVVDHADTTLLPGEMVDLKRYQQINREAVAEGKRPASGRPELMGITKASLATESWLSAASFQETTRVLTQAAMEGKRDPLVGLKENVIIGKLIPAGTGLSKYRDVTVEATEEAKSERYPNRIFASDGAYSDGDFGYVDFDAFSTDDITPGTYN, encoded by the coding sequence GTGCTCGAGTCCACAACTTTCGATGAGCTTCGCATCGGCCTGGCGACCGCAGACCACATCCGCGCGTGGTCCTACGGCGAGGTCAAGAAGCCCGAAACCATCAACTACCGCACCCTCAAGCCGGAGAAGGACGGTCTCTTCGGAGAGCAGATCTTCGGCCCGTCCCGCGACTGGGAGTGCGCCTGCGGCAAGTACAAGCGCGTCCGCTTCAAGGGCATCGTCTGCGAGCGCTGCGGCGTGGAGGTCACCAAGAGCTCCGTCCGTCGTGAGCGCATGGGTCACATCGAGCTCGCCGCTCCCGTCACCCACATCTGGTACTTCAAGGGCGTGCCCTCGCGCCTCGGCTACCTGCTGGACATGGCGCCGAAGGACCTCGAGAAGGTCATCTACTTCGCCGCGTACATGGTCATCTCGGTCGACGAGGAGGCCCGTCACCGCGACCTGGGCACCCAGGAGAACAACATCCGTCTCGAGCTGAAGACGCTCGGCGACCGCCGCGACGCGAAGATCGCGGAGCGCCTGGCGAAGCTGGAGGAGGAGCTCGCGGCCCTCGAGGCCGAGGGCGCCAAGGCCGACGCCAAGAAGAAGGTCAAGGACGCCGCCGAGAAGGAGATGTCGCTCATCCGCAAGGGTGCCGACGAGGCGATCCTGAAGCTGGAGCGCGTGTGGGAGGACTTCCGCACGCTCGAGGTCGGCGCCCTGCGCCCGGAGGACGACGTCTTCCACGAGCTGCAGGACCGCTTCGGCCAGTACTTCGAGGCCTACATGGGTGCCGAGGCGATCCAGCGTCGCCTGGCCGCGTTCGACCTGGCCGCCGAGGCCGAGAGCCTGCACCTGCAGATCTCGGAGGGCAAGGGTCAGCGCAAGATTCGTGCGATCAAGCGCCTCAAGGTCGTCAACTCGTTCCTCGAGACCGGCATGAGCCCGGCCGCGATGGTGCTCGACGTCGTCCCGGTGATCCCGCCGGAGCTGCGTCCGATGGTCCAGCTCGACGGTGGCCGCTTCGCGACCTCCGACCTGAACGACCTGTACCGTCGCGTGATCAACCGCAACAACCGTCTCCGTCGCCTGATCGACCTCGGTGCCCCCGAGATCATCGTCAACAACGAGAAGCGGATGCTGCAGGAGGCCGTCGACGCGCTGTTCGACAACGGCCGCCGCGGTCGCCCCGTCACCGGTACCGGCAACCGCGCCCTGAAGTCCCTGAGCGACATGCTCAAGGGCAAGCAGGGTCGCTTCCGCCAGAACCTGCTCGGCAAGCGCGTCGACTACTCGGGCCGTTCGGTCATCGTCGTCGGCCCGCAGCTCAAGCTGCACCAGTGCGGCCTGCCCAAGCAGATGGCGCTCGAACTCTTCAAGCCGTTCGTCATCAAGCGCCTGATCGACCTCGGTCACTCGCAGAACATCAAGGCCGCGAAGCGCGCCGTCGAGCGCACCCGTCCCGAGGTCTGGGACGTGCTCGAGGAGATCATCCGCGAGCGTCCGGTGCTGCTGAACCGTGCACCCACCCTGCACCGTCTCGGCATCCAGGCGTTCGAGCCGCAGCTCGTCGAGGGCAAGGCCATCCAGCTGCACCCGCTCGTCTGCGCGGCGTTCAACGCCGACTTCGACGGTGACCAGATGGCCGTGCACCTGCCGCTGTCGGTCGAGGCTCAGGCCGAGGCCCGCGTGCTCATGCTCGCGTCGAACAACATCCTGAAGCCGTCGGACGGCCGTCCGGTGACCCTGCCCTCGCAGGACATGATCATCGGTCTGCACCACCTGACCACGGTCAAGGCCGGCGCCAAGGGCGAGGGCCGTGCGTTCGGCTCCGTCGGCGAGGCGCAGCTCGCGTACGACGAGGGCACGCTCGACCTGCAGGCGAAGGTCCGCATCCGCATCCCGGGTCTGGCCTTCCTCGAGGGCGAGGCTCCCGAGGGCTACGAGAAGCACGGCCTGGTCGACGCTTCGCTGGGTCAGGCGATCTTCAACGACGCGCTCCCGAAGGGCTACCCCTTCGTGCGCGAGCAGGCCGACAAGGGCAAGCTGTCGCAGATCGTCAACAAGCTGGCCGAGGAGTACCCCAAGGTCGAGACGGCCGCCACGCTGGACCGCATCAAGGATGCCGGCTTCTACTGGGCGACCCGTTCGGGTGTGACCGTCGCGCTGAGCGACATCCTCACCCCGCCGAACAAGGCGGAGATCGTCGCGGGCTACGAGAAGCAGGCCGCGAAGGTCCAGTCCCAGTACGAGAAGGGCCTCACGACCGACGCCGAGCGTCGTCAGGAGCTCATCAAGATCTGGACCGAGGCGACCGACGAGGTGCAGGCCGCGATGAAGGCGCACTTCCCGGAGGACAACACCATCAACCGCATGGTGTCGTCTGGCGCCCGTGGTAACTGGCTGCAGATCCGGAACATCGCCGGTATGCGTGGTCTGGTGAACAACCCCAAGGGTGAGATCATCCCGCGTCCGATCATCTCCTCGTACCGCGAGGGTCTGTCGGTGGCGGAGTACTTCATCGCGACGCACGGTACCCGTAAGGGTCTGGCCGACACCGCTCTGCGTACCGCCGACTCGGGTTACCTGACCCGTCGTCTGGTGGACGTCTCGCAGGACGTCATCATCCGCGAAGAGGACTGCGGCACGTCGAAGGGCCTCGAGCTCCCGATCGCCGCTCCGAACTCGCAGGGTGAGCTGGTGCGCGACGCGAACGTCGAGAACTCGGTGTTCGCCCGCACGCTGGCCTCCGACGTGGTCAACGCGTCGGGCGAGGTCCTGGCCGCGGCCGGCGACGACGTGGGCGACGTGCTCATCGACAAGCTGGTCGCCGCGGGCGTCGAGACCATCAAGGTCCGTTCGGTCCTGACCTGCGACTCCGCCGTCGGCGTCTGCGCGCAGTGCTACGGCCGCTCGCTCGCGACCGGCAAGACCGTCGACATCGGCGAGGCCGTCGGCATCATCGCGGCCCAGTCGATCGGTGAGCCCGGTACCCAGCTGACGATGCGTACCTTCCACACCGGTGGTTCGGCGTCGGCGGATGACATCACGCAGGGTCTGCCCCGTGTGCAGGAGCTGTTCGAGGCTCGTACCCCCAAGGGTGCATCGCCGATCGCGGAGGCCGACGGCCGCATCACGATCGACGAGACCGAGAAGGCCAAGAAGGTCATCCTCACGCCCGACAACGGCGACGAGCCCGTGGTCTACCCGGTGCTGAAGCGTGCCACCCTCCTCGTCGAGGACGGCCAGCACGTCTCGGTCGGTCAGCCCCTGCAGGTCGGCACGCTCGACCCCAAGGAGGTCATGCGCGTCATGGGTGCCCGCGAGGTGCAGAAGTACCTCGTCGGCGGCGTCCAGGGCGTCTACCGCTCGCAGGGTGTGCCGATCCACGACAAGCACATCGAGGTCATCGTCCGCCAGATGCTCCGCAAGGTCACCGTCGTCGACCACGCCGACACGACCCTGCTGCCGGGTGAGATGGTCGACCTGAAGCGCTACCAGCAGATCAACCGCGAGGCCGTGGCCGAGGGCAAGCGCCCCGCGTCCGGTCGCCCGGAGCTGATGGGTATCACGAAGGCGTCGCTCGCGACCGAGTCGTGGCTGTCCGCTGCGTCCTTCCAGGAGACGACCCGCGTGCTGACGCAGGCCGCCATGGAGGGCAAGCGCGACCCGCTGGTCGGTCTCAAGGAGAACGTCATCATCGGAAAGCTCATCCCCGCCGGAACCGGTCTCTCGAAGTACCGCGACGTCACGGTCGAGGCCACCGAGGAAGCCAAGAGCGAGCGCTACCCGAACCGGATCTTCGCATCCGACGGTGCGTACTCGGACGGCGACTTCGGCTACGTCGACTTCGACGCGTTCTCGACGGACGACATCACCCCCGGTACTTACAACTGA
- a CDS encoding M23 family metallopeptidase has product MPFENPQAAAAPTRRSSRPRTAASEASASGSTAPLADAETVIALAAVIPLSRRAARQRQADVPPVPVAPEEPFIAAAVPAIADVPAVPVVAEIVEKTEDTVPVEDIAPASEPFVAEADADGDAFERASRAFRTTGSIPTSSASRRSAFAANPASQAAPKIDTAGLAAVGPRRTRSIRKALTAGATVGAMGLAGLLAVSMTLPAEAVAAAQGGSLASTSLVTAAAADAAGSADEEIQAFVAPSGVQNEPLSRADNFSTVSLVEVAAEQGINYSGEIFTNDPDAAIQWPFLVGVGMSYGYGMRSGRLHEGIDFVPGNGAPIQAIADGTVRIATEQGGAYGVTVYIDHVIDGSVITSHYSHMQYGSLQVKAGDTVKVGDIVGKTGNTGRSYGAHLHFELIVNGTTIDPMPWLNKNAGRTSLTSEE; this is encoded by the coding sequence TTGCCCTTCGAGAACCCCCAGGCTGCCGCTGCGCCCACGCGCCGGTCCAGCCGCCCTCGCACTGCGGCCTCCGAGGCCTCGGCGAGCGGGTCGACGGCACCCCTCGCTGACGCGGAGACCGTGATCGCGCTCGCCGCTGTCATTCCTCTGTCCCGCCGCGCCGCGCGTCAGCGCCAGGCCGACGTCCCTCCGGTGCCGGTCGCGCCCGAGGAGCCCTTCATCGCGGCGGCCGTCCCCGCCATCGCCGACGTCCCCGCGGTGCCTGTCGTCGCCGAGATCGTCGAGAAGACCGAGGACACGGTCCCGGTCGAGGACATCGCCCCGGCATCCGAGCCCTTCGTCGCCGAAGCCGACGCCGACGGCGACGCCTTCGAGCGCGCCTCTCGCGCCTTCCGCACCACCGGCTCCATCCCGACCTCATCGGCGTCCCGCCGTTCGGCCTTCGCCGCGAACCCGGCCTCGCAGGCGGCGCCGAAGATCGACACCGCCGGCCTTGCCGCCGTCGGCCCCCGCCGCACGCGTAGCATCCGCAAGGCCCTCACGGCCGGTGCCACCGTCGGCGCGATGGGCCTCGCGGGTCTCCTTGCCGTGTCCATGACGCTGCCCGCGGAGGCCGTTGCTGCCGCCCAGGGCGGTTCCCTCGCCTCGACCTCGCTCGTCACCGCGGCTGCCGCCGACGCGGCGGGTTCGGCGGACGAGGAGATCCAGGCTTTCGTCGCCCCGTCCGGCGTGCAGAACGAGCCACTGTCGCGCGCCGACAACTTCAGCACGGTCTCCCTCGTCGAGGTCGCCGCCGAGCAGGGCATCAACTACTCGGGCGAGATCTTCACCAACGACCCCGACGCCGCCATCCAGTGGCCGTTCCTCGTCGGCGTCGGCATGAGCTACGGCTACGGCATGCGCAGCGGACGCCTCCACGAGGGCATCGACTTCGTCCCCGGCAACGGCGCACCGATCCAGGCCATCGCCGACGGCACGGTCCGCATCGCGACCGAGCAGGGCGGCGCCTACGGCGTCACCGTGTACATTGACCACGTCATCGACGGATCCGTCATCACGAGCCACTACTCGCACATGCAGTACGGCTCGCTGCAGGTCAAGGCGGGCGACACCGTCAAGGTCGGCGACATCGTCGGCAAGACCGGCAACACCGGCCGCTCCTACGGTGCGCACCTGCACTTCGAGCTCATCGTCAACGGGACGACCATCGACCCGATGCCGTGGCTCAACAAGAACGCCGGACGCACGTCGCTCACCTCGGAGGAGTGA
- a CDS encoding CPBP family intramembrane glutamic endopeptidase, with the protein MTDAAPHRSAWQRFWDRGGWWRALLLAAVYYGLYQLLSLAFLPLAAQVDDPASAAGVLVYDVLPILAGGLLLVAFIASVGWWRPVFGRQPIRGAGWMWIAIVAVLLFNILRFLTIDDDSVGVDVVATWLLAGLVIGFAEEVLTRGLVVKMMRDAGARELVVAVVSAAIFAALHAGNLLTGQNLLATLFQLVYTFAFGICMYLALRVTRTIVAPILLHASTDPSIFLQTLHPAEGGLTAVAGLGNIVVIVAGLVLLVFIRGRVGAVAPDTLTPQR; encoded by the coding sequence GTGACCGACGCCGCACCGCACCGTTCCGCCTGGCAGCGCTTCTGGGATCGCGGTGGTTGGTGGCGCGCCCTTCTGCTGGCCGCCGTGTACTACGGGCTCTATCAGCTGCTCTCGCTCGCCTTCCTCCCTCTGGCCGCGCAGGTGGACGACCCGGCGAGTGCAGCCGGCGTCCTCGTCTACGACGTCCTGCCGATCCTCGCCGGGGGTCTCCTTCTGGTCGCGTTCATCGCCTCGGTCGGGTGGTGGCGACCCGTCTTCGGGCGCCAGCCCATCCGGGGAGCGGGTTGGATGTGGATCGCGATCGTCGCGGTCCTGTTGTTCAACATCCTCCGCTTCCTCACGATCGACGATGACAGCGTCGGCGTGGATGTCGTGGCGACCTGGTTGCTCGCAGGACTCGTCATCGGCTTCGCGGAAGAGGTCCTCACCCGAGGCCTCGTCGTGAAGATGATGCGGGACGCGGGGGCGCGCGAGCTCGTCGTCGCGGTCGTCTCGGCGGCGATCTTCGCCGCGCTGCACGCCGGCAACCTTCTGACCGGGCAGAACCTCCTCGCGACGCTGTTCCAGCTCGTGTACACCTTCGCGTTCGGCATCTGCATGTACCTCGCACTCCGCGTCACGCGGACCATCGTGGCCCCGATCCTCCTGCACGCCAGCACGGACCCGAGCATCTTCCTGCAGACGCTGCATCCCGCCGAGGGTGGGCTCACGGCCGTCGCGGGGCTCGGCAACATCGTCGTGATCGTCGCGGGCCTCGTGCTGCTGGTCTTCATCCGCGGTCGGGTCGGTGCAGTCGCGCCGGACACCCTCACTCCGCAGCGCTGA
- a CDS encoding enoyl-CoA hydratase/isomerase family protein, which translates to MSDAILFAVDEGMARLTLNRPTRLNAFNADLAYAWRDATVEATSRDDVQAILIDAAGPAFCAGGDVIDMATTMGSSGAEITALAEVINTGIRALTESSVPVVAAAHGTTAGGGLGILLATDYAVVGSRSQLGSLYANIGLTPDLSVSAQLARAVGQRRALQLVLQDRLLTAAEALDWGLVAEVVEGEDGRTEADLVRARAEEVARFWLAGAADAYGQAKRLVRSQPERTFAEQLSEEARSIGAALETPDAQARVAAFAAASAKKAG; encoded by the coding sequence ATGAGTGATGCCATCCTGTTCGCCGTCGACGAGGGGATGGCACGGCTGACGCTGAACCGCCCGACCCGCCTCAACGCCTTCAACGCCGACCTGGCCTACGCCTGGCGGGATGCGACCGTCGAGGCGACATCGCGGGACGACGTGCAGGCCATTCTCATCGACGCGGCGGGACCGGCGTTCTGCGCGGGTGGCGACGTGATCGACATGGCGACGACCATGGGGTCGTCCGGGGCGGAGATCACTGCACTGGCGGAGGTCATCAACACCGGGATCCGCGCGCTCACGGAGTCGAGCGTCCCCGTGGTCGCCGCGGCGCACGGGACGACGGCCGGCGGGGGACTCGGCATCCTGCTCGCCACGGACTACGCGGTGGTGGGGTCGCGATCGCAGCTCGGGAGCCTGTACGCGAACATCGGCCTCACGCCCGACCTCTCCGTGTCCGCCCAGCTCGCGCGGGCCGTGGGCCAGCGCCGCGCCCTCCAGCTCGTGCTGCAGGACCGGCTGCTCACCGCTGCGGAGGCCCTCGACTGGGGGCTGGTGGCCGAGGTCGTGGAGGGCGAGGACGGCAGGACGGAAGCCGACCTGGTCCGTGCGCGTGCCGAGGAGGTCGCGCGATTCTGGCTCGCCGGTGCCGCCGACGCGTACGGCCAGGCCAAGCGGCTGGTGCGGTCGCAGCCGGAGCGCACCTTCGCCGAGCAGCTGAGCGAGGAAGCCCGGTCCATCGGTGCCGCGCTGGAGACCCCGGACGCGCAGGCGCGGGTCGCGGCCTTCGCTGCGGCGTCCGCGAAAAAGGCCGGCTGA
- a CDS encoding MDR family MFS transporter, whose translation MSATATADAPFLLTKRRIWIIFSALIAGMLLASLDQTIVSTAMPTIVGQLGGVDHQVWITTAYLLATTIVMPIYGKFGDVLGRRSLFLVAIALFTLASVGCAFATDFWMFVVFRALQGLGGGGLMILSQAIIADIVPANERGKYMGPLGAVFGLSAVAGPLLGGFFVDHMTWQWAFYINIPVGITAFLIALVALKLPSKKAEKPIDILGVIFLSAATTCLIFFTDFGGDAAFGWDSLATWAWGAGLVVSATAFVITESRVQDPIIPLSLFRNPIFVNATAIGLVLGIGMFAAIGFVPTFLQMSSGTSAAASGLLMIPMMVGLMGTSIFSGLAISKTGKYKIYPILGTIITGIAMVAMTTLSAETPIWLICAFLFVFGAGLGLIMQVVVLVVQNAVPAGEIGTATSTNNYFREVGASLGTAVFGTIFTTRLTENLLGVFAGAGASPDAASEAASTIDPATLNGLPDEVRDGIVTAYADALAPVFWYLVPFIALALILSLFLKQIPLSDQAGLVARGEAISGEEAERLEAELRTAGRGDAGRTDAEPGETGSAPTGR comes from the coding sequence ATGTCCGCCACCGCCACTGCGGATGCGCCCTTCCTCCTCACGAAGCGCCGCATCTGGATCATCTTCAGCGCCCTGATCGCGGGCATGCTGCTCGCGAGCCTCGACCAGACCATCGTGTCGACCGCCATGCCCACCATCGTCGGCCAGCTCGGCGGCGTCGACCATCAGGTCTGGATCACCACCGCCTACCTCCTCGCGACCACCATCGTCATGCCGATCTACGGCAAGTTCGGTGACGTGCTGGGGAGGCGGTCGCTCTTCCTCGTCGCCATCGCCCTGTTCACGCTCGCCTCGGTCGGCTGCGCGTTCGCGACCGACTTCTGGATGTTCGTCGTCTTCCGCGCCCTCCAGGGTCTCGGCGGTGGAGGTCTCATGATCCTGTCGCAGGCGATCATCGCCGACATCGTGCCGGCCAACGAGCGCGGCAAGTACATGGGTCCGCTCGGCGCGGTGTTCGGCCTCTCCGCCGTCGCCGGGCCGCTCCTCGGCGGCTTCTTCGTCGACCACATGACCTGGCAGTGGGCGTTCTACATCAACATCCCGGTCGGCATCACGGCCTTCCTCATCGCCCTCGTGGCACTGAAGCTCCCCAGCAAGAAGGCGGAGAAGCCGATCGACATCCTCGGCGTGATCTTCCTGTCCGCGGCGACGACCTGCCTCATCTTCTTCACCGATTTCGGCGGCGACGCCGCGTTCGGCTGGGACTCCCTGGCGACCTGGGCCTGGGGCGCCGGCCTCGTGGTGTCGGCGACGGCGTTCGTCATCACCGAGTCGCGCGTGCAGGACCCGATCATCCCGCTCAGCCTCTTCCGGAATCCGATCTTCGTGAACGCCACCGCCATCGGTCTCGTTCTCGGTATCGGCATGTTCGCCGCGATCGGCTTCGTGCCGACGTTCCTGCAGATGTCGTCCGGCACGTCCGCCGCCGCCTCCGGATTGCTGATGATCCCGATGATGGTCGGCCTCATGGGGACCTCGATCTTCTCGGGCCTCGCCATCTCGAAGACGGGGAAGTACAAGATTTACCCGATCCTCGGCACGATCATCACCGGTATCGCGATGGTCGCCATGACCACCCTGTCGGCGGAGACGCCGATCTGGCTGATCTGCGCGTTCCTGTTCGTCTTCGGCGCCGGGCTGGGCCTCATCATGCAGGTCGTCGTGCTCGTCGTGCAGAACGCCGTCCCGGCGGGCGAGATCGGCACCGCCACGAGCACGAACAACTACTTCCGTGAGGTCGGCGCCTCGCTCGGCACCGCGGTGTTCGGCACGATCTTCACCACGCGCCTGACCGAGAACCTCCTCGGGGTGTTCGCCGGCGCCGGGGCCTCGCCCGATGCCGCCTCCGAAGCCGCGTCCACGATCGATCCCGCCACGCTGAACGGCCTGCCGGACGAGGTGCGCGACGGCATCGTCACGGCCTACGCGGATGCCCTCGCTCCCGTGTTCTGGTACCTCGTGCCCTTCATTGCGCTCGCCCTGATCCTGTCGCTGTTCCTGAAGCAGATCCCGCTGTCGGATCAGGCCGGCCTCGTGGCCCGCGGTGAGGCGATCAGCGGCGAGGAGGCCGAGCGCCTGGAGGCCGAACTCCGCACGGCAGGGCGCGGCGATGCCGGACGCACGGACGCCGAGCCGGGAGAGACCGGCTCGGCGCCCACAGGCAGGTAG
- a CDS encoding inositol monophosphatase family protein, with translation MDALELSALATEIAEEAGALARARRREGVRLAATKSTLADIVTDADREIEALIRERLQAARPADGFLGEESGATDGDSGITWVVDPIDGTVNYAYGIPAYNVSIAAVSGPPEPDAWEALAAAVHAPAVRETFTAARGHGAWSDGVRLAVTEVTDAGALLATGFGYDPATHDGDLATVRRVMPIARDLRRMGSAALDLAYVAAGRLDGYFERGLKPWDHAAGALLVQEAGGWVSRIDRKSPRPFLIAGGVTVHDRLRAILDEEKP, from the coding sequence ATCGACGCTCTCGAGCTCAGCGCGCTGGCGACGGAGATCGCGGAGGAGGCGGGCGCGCTCGCCCGCGCCCGACGGCGGGAAGGGGTCCGCCTCGCCGCGACGAAGTCGACGCTCGCCGACATCGTCACTGACGCCGACCGCGAGATCGAGGCGCTCATCCGTGAGCGACTGCAGGCGGCGCGCCCGGCGGACGGCTTCCTCGGAGAGGAGTCGGGTGCGACCGACGGGGACAGCGGCATCACCTGGGTCGTCGACCCCATCGACGGCACGGTGAACTACGCCTACGGCATCCCGGCGTACAACGTGAGCATCGCGGCCGTCAGCGGTCCGCCGGAGCCCGACGCGTGGGAGGCGCTGGCCGCCGCCGTGCACGCGCCCGCCGTGCGCGAGACCTTCACGGCGGCGCGCGGCCACGGCGCCTGGTCGGATGGCGTCCGGCTCGCGGTCACCGAGGTGACCGACGCCGGTGCGCTCCTGGCGACCGGGTTCGGCTACGACCCGGCGACCCACGACGGCGATCTCGCGACGGTTCGGCGGGTGATGCCGATCGCCCGCGACCTTCGTCGGATGGGGTCGGCCGCCTTGGATCTCGCCTACGTGGCGGCCGGGCGACTGGATGGGTACTTCGAGCGCGGACTCAAGCCGTGGGACCACGCCGCGGGCGCGCTGCTCGTCCAGGAAGCGGGTGGCTGGGTGAGCCGGATCGATCGGAAATCGCCGCGGCCCTTCCTCATCGCGGGCGGCGTGACCGTGCACGACCGACTCCGCGCTATCCTCGATGAGGAAAAACCCTGA